From the Neobacillus sp. PS3-34 genome, the window CCGCTCATCAATATAAAGCATATTCATCGTTTTTTCATTTTTAAAAACGATCCCTTTATCGCTGACCATTTCAGCGCAAACCAATCCTGCACCGAACTCTTTAACCGTTAAACGGAATGCAGAGTTGCAGACACCGGCCATCGGCGCCAGAACAACCTGGTTTTTCATTTCAATATCGCCAATTTTCAACATAAACTATTCCTCCTGATCTATGTTGTCCTTCTATATAATTATTCCTCGGGAGGAGTTAATTCTTCTAAACTCACCTGTAAAAAATGGGCAATCTGTTGGACCAATTCCGGACCCGGCATACGGTTCCCTCTTTCAATTTCTCCTAAAATAGAGACCGAAACCCCAAGTTCCTTCGAAAAACTTTCCTGCGTATAACCTTTTAGCTTTCGGTAAGCTCGAATACGCCTTCCCCATTTTTCCGCTTCCATATTCGGACTCCTTCTTTATCAGGTATTTGATCAAGATAGAACTGAAGAGGTTTTTCCAATGTCGGTATGCTGTTGCCTCCCCCTATCTCTATGAGGGGAATTGCAACAAAGGCCCGATCTAACATCCTAGGATGTGGAATAATAAGCTTCTCTGTTTCAATATTTTCTTGGTTATACAGAAGAATGTCAAGGTCTATTGTTCTGGGGCCCATTTCATTTCCCTTTTTCTCCCAAGATCCAATTCTATCGCAAGGCAGGTATCAAGGAGCGAAAGTGGGTCCATCCCTGTTTTGACCTTAATTACCATATTTAAAAATAAATCCTGATCCTCATAGCCAACCGGATCTGTTTCATAAATCGAAGAACAATTTACCAATTGGATCCTCGGGTGGGCATCTAGCCTCTGCACAGCCTTTTTCAGGTATTCATTACGGTCTCCGATATTTGATCCGAGAGCAATAAATGCTATGTTATCCACTTTTATCGTCTCCTTGTCATTTCAACTGCTACGGATTGATAATGGCCAGGGATGGGAGGGTCCGGTTTGATGACTTTAACCGTGACTTCCTCAATCATGCCAAACGCATCCAAAAGCTCAGCAGCTATTTTTTCAGCAACCGCTTCGACAAGCTTAAAAGGCTGGCCTTCCACCACCTCTTTGCAAATCCTATATAGCTCGGCATAGTTAACCGAATGCTCTAAATCATCCGTTTCTCCCGCTTTTTTTAAATCGAGCATTACGGTAAGATCGACAGTGAATCTTTGCCCGAGCCTGGTTTCTTCCGGGAATACTCCGTGATAGCCATAGAAATCCATCTTATTTACAAATATTTTATCCATGGGCTTCTCCCTTCCCCATTAGGGCATCCATCATTTTCGCCATTCTTGCCATTTCCTTTACATCATGTATCCGGACAATCTGGCACCCCTTCTGAATTCCATAACAGACGGTCGCACCTGTTCCTTCCATCCGCTCGGCTACTGGCAGATTAAGCGCATGGCCAATCATTGTTTTTCTGGATGTGCCCAGCAGTACAGGATAACCGATGGACACAAGCTTGTCCAAATCATTCATCATTTCAATATTTTCTTTATAATCCTTCGCAAAACCTATGCCCGGATCGAGGATAATATTTTCATCCCTGACTCCAGCTTCCTTCACTATTCTGATACTATCGTATAGGTCATTCATGACATCCCGGAAAAACAAGCCATACTCACGGTCGTTGCGGTTATGCATGAGTACAATTGGCACATCAAGGTCGGCCGCAACCTTTCCCATATCAGGGTCTGCTTTTGCTCCCCAAATATCATTTATGATATGGGCTCCGGCTTTGATGGCCTCGCGGGCAACCTCGGCTTTATACGTATCGATCGAAATAGGCACACTGACCTGTTTGGAAATAGCCTTTATAATCGGGAGGACACGTTCAAGTTCTTCCTCCACCGAAACAGATTCATGCCCAGGACGGGTAGATTCTCCACCAATATCGATTATATCCGCTCCGTTTTCAATCATCTCTCTTGCATGTTGGACGGCTGCTTCTATCGCATTAAACCTGCCCCCATCAGAAAAGGAGTCCGGGGTAGCGTTTAAAATCCCCATAATAAGTGTCTTTTTTCCGTAATCAAGTGTGTACGGCCGCATTGGATCTTATTTCCTTCTGCTCTTCCCATGTAGCATCCTCCATTTTAAAGGTTCATTCTGCTATAAAGAAACCTGCAATATGTTTGATATTTTTTATGCAAAGAGCATGCAATAGCCCCTTTTTTTCCCGGCATTTCCACATCTGCAAAACAGGTAACTGCCACAATTTCCTGTATAGAGTTAGTAAGAAAAATTTCGTCAGCATCTGAGGCATCTTCAGGAGTATAGAGTCCTTCTTCTACAGTTAATCCCTGTTTTTTTGCCAGCTGCATCACGAACCTCCTTGTAATCCCGTCCAAAATTCCTGTTTCCAGTCCGGGTGTGTAGAGGGTTTGTTTTTTAAGCCAAAAAAGATTTGAGACTATCCCTTCAGCCAAAAAACCTTCTTTTGTAAGAAATACGCCTTCCACCCCCGTGGCACCACCCAGCTCACGG encodes:
- a CDS encoding helix-turn-helix transcriptional regulator, yielding MEAEKWGRRIRAYRKLKGYTQESFSKELGVSVSILGEIERGNRMPGPELVQQIAHFLQVSLEELTPPEE
- the folB gene encoding dihydroneopterin aldolase, whose protein sequence is MDKIFVNKMDFYGYHGVFPEETRLGQRFTVDLTVMLDLKKAGETDDLEHSVNYAELYRICKEVVEGQPFKLVEAVAEKIAAELLDAFGMIEEVTVKVIKPDPPIPGHYQSVAVEMTRRR
- the folP gene encoding dihydropteroate synthase, with amino-acid sequence MRPYTLDYGKKTLIMGILNATPDSFSDGGRFNAIEAAVQHAREMIENGADIIDIGGESTRPGHESVSVEEELERVLPIIKAISKQVSVPISIDTYKAEVAREAIKAGAHIINDIWGAKADPDMGKVAADLDVPIVLMHNRNDREYGLFFRDVMNDLYDSIRIVKEAGVRDENIILDPGIGFAKDYKENIEMMNDLDKLVSIGYPVLLGTSRKTMIGHALNLPVAERMEGTGATVCYGIQKGCQIVRIHDVKEMARMAKMMDALMGKGEAHG